Proteins encoded by one window of Scatophagus argus isolate fScaArg1 chromosome 4, fScaArg1.pri, whole genome shotgun sequence:
- the smarcb1a gene encoding SWI/SNF-related matrix-associated actin-dependent regulator of chromatin subfamily B member 1-A gives MALSKTFGQKPVKFQLEEDGDFYMIGSEVGNYLRMFRGSLYKRYPSLWRKLASVEERKKIVESSHDHGYTQLATSVTLLKASEVEEILEGNDEKYKAVSISTEPPAYLREQKAKRNSQWVPTLPNSSHHLDAVPCSTTINRSRLGRDKKRTFPLCFDDHDPAVIHENATQSEVLVPIRLDMEIEGQKLRDAFTWNMNEKLMTPEMFAEILCDDLDLSPLAFVPAIASAIRQQIESYPTDSILEDQADQRVIIKLNIHVGNISLVDQFEWDMSERENSPEKFALKLCSELGLGGEFVTTIAYSIRGQLSWHQRTYAFSENPLPTVEIAIRNTGDADQWCPLLETLTDAEMEKKIRDQDRNTRRMRRLANTAPAW, from the exons ATGGCGCTAAGCAAGACGTTTGGACAAAAACCGGTCAAATTTCAGCTCGAGGAGGATGGAGACTTTTACATGATCGGATCGGAG GTGGGAAACTACCTCCGTATGTTCAGAGGCTCCCTGTATAAAAGATACCCGTCATTATGGAGAAAACTGGCCTCAGTAGAAGAACGGAAGAAAATAGTGGAGTCATCACATG ATCACGGCTACACTCAGCTGGCCACGAGTGTGACCCTTTTGAAGGCTTCAGAGGTTGAGGAAATCCTCGAGGGAAACGATGAGAAGTACAAAGCTGTCTCCATCAGCACTGAGCCCCCTGCCTACCTCAG GGAACAGAAGGCAAAGAGGAACAGTCAGTGGGTTCCCACGCTCCCCAACAGCTCTCACCACCTGGACGCAGTGCCCTGCTCCACCACCATCAACCGCAGCCGACTGGGCCGCGACAAGAAGAGGACCTTCCCACTGTG CTTTGATGACCACGATCCCGCAGTGATCCATGAGAACGCTACTCAGTCTGAAGTCCTGGTACCAATCCGTCTGGACATGGAGATCGAGGGACAGAAGCTCAGAGACGCTTTCACCTGGAACATGAACG AGAAGCTGATGACGCCTGAGATGTTTGCCGAGATCCTTTGTGACGACCTGGACCTCAGCCCGCTGGCCTTCGTCCCTGCCATTGCCTCCGCCATCCGACAGCAGATTGAGTCTTATCCAACAGACAGCATCCTGGAAGACCAGGCGGACCAGAGGGTCATCATCAAG TTGAATATCCATGTTGGAAACATTTCTCTGGTGGACCAGTTTGAGTGGGATATGTCTGAGAGGGAGAACTCTCCAGAAAAGTTTGCTTTGAAACTTTGCTCTGAGCTCGGCTTGGGTGGGGAGTTCGTCACTACCATCGCCTACAGCATCCGCGGTCAGCTCAGCTGGCACCAGAGGACATACGCCTTCAG tgAGAACCCACTGCCCACAGTGGAGATAGCCATTAGAAACACAGGTGATGCTGACCAGTGGTGCCCCCTGCTGGAGACCTTGACAGACGCAGAAATGGAGAAGAAGATCAGAGATcaggacagaaacacaag GCGAATGAGGCGACTGGCAAACACAGCACCTGCATGGTAG
- the LOC124057516 gene encoding UDP-glucuronosyltransferase 2A1-like → MHRPTLVALALLLCSSPMVNGGKVLVYPLDGSHWINMKVLIEELHSKGHEITVLRSSDSWYIKPESPHYKSITLNSSAGFDEERFGSFVKRMLSMRREGASLWSRISLEYELMEQFYQMNKQVLQMLGDMFENTKLMQSLHDAKYDLVLTDPAIGAGVLLSHRLGLPLVLNVRWTVQGEGHQAIAPSPLSYVPIPGTDLTDKMTFFQRVGNFLYYFFSCFQIWYVTDATYKPFVQRYFGNDVHYMEFFQAADIWLMRNDFTFEFPRPTMPNVIYMSGFQCKPSKPLSKELEDFVQSSGEHGIIVMTLGTLVATLPEDITDDIAAAFAELPQKVIWRHKGKRPSTLGNNTLILDWLPQNDLLGHPKTRVFVAHGGTNGMQEAIYNGVPLVGLPLMFDQQDNFFRMKTKGVAKVLDLATVNKDNFLEALKEVLYKPSYREKMKKLSNLHRDQPMKPMDRAIFWIEFVMRHKGAKHLQTESYKMPAIQYHSIDVMAFLLAVILLVFIVFISAVKVLWRRVFSRSKDKKE, encoded by the coding sequence ATGCACCGACCAACCTTGGTGGCACTTgcgctgctgctctgctcttcgCCCATGGTAAATGGAGGGAAAGTCTTGGTGTACCCATTGGATGGAAGTCACTGGATCAACATGAAGGTCCTCATTGAGGAGCTTCACTCCAAAGGCCATGAAATCACAGTACTGAGGTCATCTGATAGCTGGTACATCAAGCCAGAGTCCCCACACTACAAGTCCATCACTTTAAATTCCTCTGCTGGTTTTGATGAGGAGCGCTTTGGGTCATTTGTAAAACGAATGCTGAGCATGCGGCGAGAAGGTGCCTCACTATGGAGTCGTATATCTCTGGAATATGAACTAATGGAACAGTTCTATCAGATGAATAAGCAGGTGCTTCAGATGCTGGGGGACATGTTTGAGAATACCAAACTGATGCAGAGCCTCCACGATGCAAAATATGATTTGGTTCTAACAGACCCTGCAATTGGTGCAGGGGTTCTTCTGAGTCATCGTTTGGGTCTTCCACTTGTCTTAAATGTGAGGTGGACTGTTCAAGGTGAGGGGCACCAGGCGATTGCACCTTCCCCCTTGTCCTATGTCCCAATTCCAGGGACAGATCTGACCGACAAGATGACCTTTTTCCAGCGGGTCGGAAACTTTCTTTACtatttcttctcttgttttcagATCTGGTATGTTACAGACGCAACCTACAAACCATTTGTTCAACGTTACTTCGGAAATGATGTGCATTACATGGAGTTTTTTCAGGCAGCAGACATCTGGCTAATGAGGAATGATTTTACCTTTGAGTTCCCACGACCCACAATGCCAAATGTCATCTACATGTCAGGATTTCAGTGCAAACCCTCCAAACCCCTGTCTAAAGAATTAGAGGATTTTGTCCAGAGCTCTGGTGAACATGGCATCATTGTTATGACATTGGGAACCCTGGTGGCAACACTTCCTGAGGACATCACTGACGacattgctgctgcttttgctgaACTTCCTCAGAAGGTGATCTGGAGGCACAAAGGCAAAAGGCCATCCACCCTGGGCAACAACACCTTAATCTTGGACTGGCTGCCTCAAAACGATCTCCTGGGTCACCCCAAGACCAGAGTGTTTGTGGCACACGGAGGCACCAATGGAATGCAGGAGGCTATCTACAATGGCGTCCCCCTTGTCGGCCTGCCCCTCATGTTCGACCAGCAGGACAACTTTTTCAGGATGAAAACGAAAGGTGTGGCTAAAGTCTTGGACCTCGCAACTGTAAACAAAGACAACTTCCTGGAGGCCCTGAAGGAGGTACTCTATAAACCATCTTATAGGGAGAAGATGAAAAAACTGTCCAACCTGCACAGAGATCAGCCCATGAAGCCAATGGACCGCGCCATATTCTGGATCGAATTTGTCATGAGGCACAAAGGAGCGAAGCATCTACAGACGGAGTCTTACAAGATGCCCGCAATCCAGTACCATTCAATTGATGTGATGGCATTTCTGCTGGCAGTTATTTTGCTagtattcattgtttttatttctgcagtaaAGGTTTTGTGGCGGAGGGTGTTTTCTagaagcaaagacaaaaaggaatAA
- the sh2d3cb gene encoding SH2 domain containing 3Cb isoform X2, whose amino-acid sequence MLSQWTCAVALCLPAVVQSVSWLNLSDSDCWTVREKMCEVGDVNCPSVGSEEAERSLRDFRDSGGEYVKFSKEKFWLEPPSEKQRKQLEEELKLSGTNLKSHAWYHGHIPWEVSESLVVNHGDFLVRDSQSSQGDFVLTSRWEQKTLHFLIRKTVVQSSETYTRVQYGLESEAFDSLPALVHFYVGSRAALTQWSGAQIHRPVNRTLPLSYLEMAFCTAVSPPTCHRGPMNSNVNRQERVGPRSPSSVHHRKADVSMEQGDQPLQTAGESSLCIPHSSSPQSRSPSVSRAGSVAPSPSLSRRLDTSRPLPSADASIHTQLNDTPQPHVNQDSSSSEAGGSCYTELYPGPQSYVERLWAEEGSLGTDALRVEDGNVYFSPVVETVSSFKPSRYQSPLMPKENKPLEVGILRKVKELLAEIDPRAAAKHITKADCTVARILEVTPEVQRMMGVTSGMELLTLPHGQQLRLDLLERFQTMATMLAVDVLGCTGTTEERASLLHKIIQIAAELKGTMGNMFGFAAVMRALDLPQVSRLEQTWTALRQRHTEGAILYEKTLRPFMKSLNDGRESCALSNTTFPHVLPLLSLLEKNAAVSEGTDPWETVEVGVDVVMFHLGAARTFAQLGGIYRSNAESKLKCFQEQAEVMELFLTDFQMRLLWGSRGAQESQDLRYAKFDQVLTALSNKLEPPVRPH is encoded by the exons tttgcgGGACTTCAGAGACAGTGGTGGAGAATATGTGAAG TTCTCCAAAGAAAAATTCTGGTTGGAGCCGCcatcagagaaacagaggaaacagctggaggaggagctgaagttGAGCGGCACCAACCTGAAGAGCCATGCCTGGTATCATGGACATATACCCTGGGAG GTGTCAGAGAGCCTGGTGGTGAACCACGGCGACTTCCTCGTCAGAGACTCTCAGTCCAGTCAAGGTGACTTTGTCCTCACTAGCCGCTGGGAGCAGAAAACACTTCACTTCCTCATCAGAAAGACGGTGGTCCAGTCGAGTGAGACGTATACTCGGGTCCAGTACGGCCTGGAGAGCGAGGCCTTCGACTCTCTGCCAGCTCTTGTTCACTTCTATGTGGGCAGCAGGGCGGCTCTGACCCAGTGGAGTGGAGCTCAGATTCACCGTCCCGTGAACAGGACGCTGCCTCTCAGCTACCTGGAGATGGCCTTCTGCACCGCCGTCAGCCCGCCGACCTGCCACAGAGGGCCGATGAACAGCAACGTGAACAGACAGGAGAGGGTCGGTCCAAGAAG tCCTTCCTCTGTCCACCACAGGAAGGCAGACGTAAGCATGGAGCAGGGTGACCAGCCTCTGCAGACTGCAGGAGAATCCTCACTCTGTATTCCACACAGCAGCT CTCCACAGTCTAGAAGCCCGAGCGTTAGCCGGGCGGGCAGCGTGGCTCCATCCCCGTCCCTCTCCAGGCGCTTGGATACCTCCCGACCCCTGCCATCTGCCGACGCCTCCATCCACACACAGCTTAACGACACACCCCAGCCTCATGTGAACCAGGACTCCTCATCCTCTGAGGCAGGTGGAAGCTGCTACACAGAGCTGTATCCGGGCCCTCAGAGCTACGTGGAGAGGCTGTGGGCGGAGGAAGGGTCACTGGGCACCGATGCACTGAGGGTGGAGGATGGGAATGTGTACTTCTCTCCAGTAGTGGAGACAGTCTCTTCTTTCAAACCAAGCAGGTACCAGTCGCCACTGATGCCCAAGGAGAATAAACCTTTGGAGGTGGGCATCCTGCGGAAGGTGAAGGAGCTGCTGGCCGAGATTGACCCCAGGGCAGCGGCCAAGCATATCACCAAGGCTGACTGCACG GTGGCCAGAATTCTGGAGGTGACTCCAGAGGTGCAAAGGATGATGGGAGTTACCTCTGGGATGGAGCTGCTCACGTTGCCCCATGGCCAACAATTGAGACTAGACCTGCTGGAGAG GTTCCAGACCATGGCGACCATGTTGGCTGTGGATGTGCTGGGCTGCACGGGGACTACTGAGGAGAGGGCCAGTCTGCTACACAAAATCATCCAAATCGCCGCTGAACTCAAGGGCACCATGGGCAACATGTTTGGCTTCGCAGCTGTCATGAGAGCCTTAGACCTGCCGCAG GTGTCCCGTCTGGAGCAGACCTGGACAGCTTTGcggcagagacacacagaaggCGCTATTCTTTATGAGAAAACTCTGAGGCCATTTATGAAGAGTCTGAACGATGGGAGAG AAAGCTGTGCACTGTCCAACACCACCTTCCCTCATGTCCTAcccctcctgtctctgctgGAGAAGAACGCAGCAGTGAGTGAGGGGACAGATCCGTGGGAGACGGTGGAAGTCGGGGTGGATGTGGTCATGTTCCACCTGGGCGCGGCGAGGACTTTCGCTCAGCTGGGGGGCATCTATCGTTCCAACGCCGAGAGCAAACTCAAAT GCTTCCAGGAACAGGCGGAGGTAATGGAGCTCTTCCTGACTGACTTCCAGATGAGGCTGCTGTGGGGGAGCCGGGGAGCCCAGGAGAGCCAGGATCTGCGATACGCCAAATTTGACCAGGTGCTGACCGCCCTGTCCAACAAGCTGGAGCCACCTGTCAGACCGCACTGA